One Brassica napus cultivar Da-Ae chromosome A1, Da-Ae, whole genome shotgun sequence genomic region harbors:
- the LOC106371050 gene encoding uncharacterized protein At4g33100: MGLLKKKDSASATSSTSPCADLRNAYHNCFNRWYSEKFVKGQCDKEECVAEWDKYRHCLSENLDGKLLTRMLEVDGELNPTKQS, translated from the exons ATGGgcttgttgaagaaaaaggattcAGCTTCTGCAACCTCCTCTACTTCACCCTGTGCTGATTTGCGAAACGCTTACCACAACTGCTTCAACAG ATGGTATTCAGAGAAGTTCGTGAAAGGGCAATGTGATAAAGAAGAGTGTGTTGCTGAGTGGGATAAGTACAGACACTGTCTCTCG GAGAATCTAGATGGTAAACTTCTCACTCGCATGTTGGAGGTCGATGGTGAGCTGAACCCAACAAAGCAAAGCTGA
- the LOC106363803 gene encoding aminopeptidase M1: protein MDQFKGQPRLPKFAVPKRYDLRLTPDLVACTFTGTVAIDLDVVADTRFIVLNAADLSFNDASVSFTPHNSSQALAAPKVSLFEEDEILVLEFAENLPHGVGVLQMAFSGILSDKMKGFYKSTYEHNGEKKNMAVTQFEPADARRCFPCWDEPACKATFKITLEVPSDLVALSNMPVVDEKVNGNVKVVSYQESPIMSTYLVAIVVGLFDYVEDHTSDGIKVRVYCQVGKADQGKFALHVGAKTLDLFKEYFAVPYPLPKIDMIAIPDFAAGAMENYGLVTYRETALLYDEQHSAASNKQRVATVVAHELAHQWFGNLVTMEWWTHLWLNEGFATWVSYLATDSLFPEWKIWTQFLDESTEGLRLDGLEESHPIEVEVNHASEIDEIFDAISYRKGASVIRMLQSYLGAEVFQKSLAAYVKRHAYSNAKTEDLWTALEEGSGEPVNKLMSSWTKQMGYPVVSAKLKDGKLELEQSRFLSSGSPGEGQWIVPVTLCCGSYDVRKNFLLESKSGAYDIKELLGCSVGDGTCSWIKINVDQAGFYRVKYDDSLAAGLRKATESQSLTAIDRYGILDDSFALCMARQQSLASLLTLISAYKKELDYTVLSNLIVISYKVVKIAADVSLELTSGIKQFFIGVFQLAAGRLGWDPKQGESHLDAMLRGEVLTALAAFGHDETLKEAIRRFDAFLADRNTSLLPPDLRRAAYVAVMQRANKSDKSGYESLLRVYRETNLSQEKTRILGSLACCPDPSIVQDVLNFVLSDEVRNQDAVYGLSGVSWEGREVAWKWLQEKWEYIEKTWGSGFLLTRFISAVVSPFASFEKAKEVQEYFITRSKPSMARTLKQSIEKVHINANWVESIKKEDNLTHLVAQLSSN from the exons atggaTCAGTTCAAAGGTCAACCTCGCCTCCCTAAGTTCGCCGTCCCCAAGCGCTACGATCTCCGTCTCACTCCCGATCTCGTCGCGTGTACTTTCACCGGAACGGTAGCGATCGATCTCGATGTAGTCGCAGATACTCGTTTCATCGTCCTGAACGCAGCTGATCTCTCGTTCAACGATGCCTCTGTTTCCTTCACTCCTCATAACTCCTCTCAG GCGCTTGCAGCTCCGAAAGTGTCACTTTTTGAAGAGGATGAGATTCTTGTGCTTGAGTTTGCTGAGAATCTTCCTCATGGAGTTGGAGTTTTACAAATGGCTTTCAGTGGAATACTCAGTGACAAGATGAAGGGATTCTACaaaag TACCTATGAACATAACGGTGAGAAGAAGAACATGGCCGTTACTCAGTTTGAACCAGCTGATGCTAGGAGATGCTTCCCCTGCTGGGATGAACCTGCTtgcaag GCTACCTTTAAGATAACACTGGAGGTGCCTTCTGATTTAGTGGCTCTCTCCAACATGCCCGTTGTGGATGAGAAAGTTAATGGCAACGTGAAGGTTGTCTCTTATCAAGAGTCACCGATTATGTCTACATACTTGGTGGCGATTGTTGTTGGTTTGTTTGACTACGTGGAAGATCACACATCCGATG GGATCAAAGTCAGAGTATATTGCCAAGTGGGCAAAGCCGACCAAGGCAAATTTGCATTACATGTTGGTGCAAAGACCTTGGATCTGTTCAAAGA GTACTTTGCTGTGCCGTATCCCCTTCCCAAAATCGATATGATTGCGATCCCGGATTTTGCTGCTGGAGCTATGGAGAATTATGGTTTAGTTACATACCGTGAAACAGCTCTTCTATATGATGAGCAACATTCAGCTGCTTCTAACAAACAGAGG GTCGCGACTGTAGTTGCCCATGAACTGGCCCACCAGTGGTTTGGCAATCTCGTCACTATGGAGTGGTGGACTCATCTATGGCTGAACGAGGGTTTTGCTACTTGG GTCAGCTACTTGGCTACTGATAGTCTGTTCCCTGAGTGGAAAATCTGGACCCAGTTTTTAGATGAATCTACAGAGGGTCTAAGGCTAGATGGGCTTGAGGAGTCTCACCCGATAGAG GTGGAGGTTAATCATGCTTCTGAAATTGATGAAATATTTGATGCTATAAGCTACAGGAAGGGTGCATCTGTCATCCGCATGCTTCAAAGCTATCTTGGTGCTGAAGTTTTTCAG AAGTCGCTTGCTGCATACGTTAAACGTCATGCTTACTCAAACGCGAAGACAGAAGACTTGTGGACCGCTTTGGAAGAGGGTTCAGGAGAGCCTGTGAACAAGCTTATGAGTTCCTGGACAAAGCAAATGGGATATCCTGTTGTCTCAGCCAAACTAAAAGATGGCAAACTGGAACTTGAGCAG tCTCGTTTCTTATCAAGCGGTTCTCCTGGGGAAGGACAATGGATTGTGCCAGTAACCTTGTGCTGTGGCTCATATGACGTGCGCAAAAACTTCTTGTTGGAATCCAAATCTGGAGCGTATGATATAAAGGAGTTACTGGGCTGTTCCGTTGGCGATGGGACATGCTCGTGGATAAAAATCAATGTGGATCAGGCTGGGTTCTATAGGGTGAAATATGATGACAGCCTCGCGGCTGGACTCAGGAAAGCAACAGAGAGCCAAAGCTTGACCGCTATCGATAGATATG gtATTTTGGATGATTCTTTTGCACTTTGTATGGCTCGTCAGCAATCTCTGGCTTCGTTGCTCACTTTGATTAGTGCTTACAAGAAGGAACTTGACTATACCGTGCTGTCAAACCTCATTGTT ATAAGCTACAAAGTTGTGAAGATTGCAGCAGATGTAAGTTTAGAACTGACGTCTGGGATTAAACAATTTTTCATCGGCGTTTTCCAGCTTGCTGCTGG GAGACTTGGTTGGGACCCAAAACAAGGGGAGAGCCATCTAGATGCTATGCTGAGAGGGGAAGTCTTAACTGCACTTGCTGCGTTTGGGCATGATGAGACACTCAAGGAAGCAATTCGAAGATTTGATGCATTCTTAGCTGATAGGAACACTTCGCTTCTACCTCCTGACCTTAGAAGG GCTGCTTATGTTGCTGTAATGCAGAGAGCCAACAAGTCGGACAAATCTGGTTATGAGTCTCTTTTGAGAGTTTACAGGGAAACAAACCTGAGCCAAGAGAAAACACGTATCTTAG GTTCTTTAGCATGTTGCCCAGACCCCAGTATAGTTCAAGATGTTCTTAACTTTGTATTGTCTGATGAG GTGCGGAATCAAGATGCGGTTTATGGACTTTCTGGTGTAAGTTGGGAAGGACGTGAGGTAGCCTGGAAATGGCTACAGGAGAAGTGGGAGTACATTGAGAAGACATGGGGTTCTGGATTTCTCCTAACTCGCTTCATAAGTGCAGTTGTATCTCCg TTTGCGTCGTTTGAGAAGGCGAAAGAAGTGCAAGAGTATTTCATAACGAGATCGAAGCCTTCAATGGCCAGAACCTTGAAGCAGAGCATTGAAAAGGTTCATATTAATGCTAATTGGGTGGAGAGTATCAAAAAGGAAGACAATCTCACCCACCTCGTTGCTCAGCTCTCTTCAAACTAA
- the LOC106363884 gene encoding serine/threonine-protein kinase tricornered — translation MEDIQEEENGTDEEVLGSSLTMEKVAAAKQYIENHYKAQNKNIQERKERRWILERKLASSGVPKEEQINMIKDLERKETEFMRLKRNKISVDDFELLTIIGRGAFGEVRLCREKKSGNIYAMKKLKKSEMVMKGQVEHVRAERNLLAEVASHYIVKLYYSFQDAEYLYLIMEYLPGGDMMTLLMREDTLREDVARFYIAQSVLAIESIHRYNYIHRDIKPDNLLLDKDGHMKLSDFGLCKPLDCRTLPSIQENRATDDEAVTEPMDVDGCFPDTDNKRSWRSPQEQLQHWQMNRRTLAFSTVGTPDYIAPEVLLKKGYGMECDWWSLGAIMYEMLVGYPPFYADDPLSTCRKIVNWRNHLQFPEDAKLSREAKDLICRLLCNVDHRLGTGGGAQQIKVHPWFKDVVWEKLYEMDAAYKPEVNDELDTQNFMKFDEVNSPAPERTKSGTSRKNLAPKDLSFVGYTYKNFDAVKGLRHSLEMARTMSLDRSPAEVMPVERITGEAAEAPQMVSSMDDPMVI, via the exons ACGGTGGATCTTGGAAAGGAAGTTAGCTTCTTCTGGAGTGCCAAAGGAGGAGCAGATCAACATGATTAAAGATCTGGAGAGAAAAGAGACTGAGTTCATGAGGCTTAAAAGGAACAAGATAAGTGTTGATGACTTTGAGCTTTTGACGATCATTGGAAGAGGTGCTTTTGGTGAG GTTCGCTTGTGTCGGGAGAAGAAGTCCGGAAATATTTATGCTATGAAGAAGTTAAAGAAATCTGAAATGGTCATGAAAGGACAG GTCGAACATGTCAGAGCAGAGAGGAACCTGCTGGCTGAGGTTGCAAGCCATTATATAGTGAAACTCTACTATTCATTTCAGGATGCCGAGTATTTATACCTGATTATGGAGTACCTTCCTGGTGGTGATATGATGACTTTGCTCATGAGGGAGGATACATTGCGGGAAGATGTTGCAAGATTCTATATTGCTCAAAGTGTCCTGGCCATTGAGTCCATACACCGATACAACTATATTCATAG GGATATCAAACCTGACAACCTTCTTTTGGACAAAGATGGACACATGAAACTCTCGGACTTTGGGCTTTGTAAGCCTCTTGACTGTAGAACTTTGCCTTCTATTCAGGAGAATAGGGCCACCGATGATGAAGCTGTTACAGAACCTATGGATGTTGATGGATGTTTTCCCGACACTGATAACAAAAGAAGCTGGCGCAGTCCCCAGGAACAACTTCAGCATTGGCAGATGAATCGCAGAACActa GCATTTTCGACTGTGGGAACACCCGACTATATTGCTCCTGAGGTTTTACTGAAGAAAGGATATGGCATGGAATGTGATTG GTGGTCATTAGGTGCAATTATGTACGAAATGCTCGTTGGGTATCCTCCTTTTTATGCAGATGATCCCTTATCGACATGCAGAAAG ATTGTCAATTGGAGAAATCATTTGCAATTTCccgaggatgctaagctgtcaCGCGAGGCAAAAGATCTTATCTGTAGGTTGCTGTGCAACGTGGACCATAGACTTGGCACTGGAGGAGGAGCCCAGCAAATCAAG GTTCATCCTTGGTTCAAAGATGTTGTTTGGGAAAAGCTTTATGAAATGGATGCTGCGTACAAACCCGAAGTGAACGACGAGCTAGATACACAAAACTTTATGAAGTTTGATGAA GTGAATTCTCCTGCACCTGAAAGAACTAAATCAGGCACCTCCAGGAAG AATCTTGCTCCCAAGGATTTAAGCTTTGTTGGCTATACATACAAGAACTTTGACGCCGTGAAAGGGTTGCGTCATTCACTTG AGATGGCAAGAACTATGTCTCTGGATCGATCACCAG CTGAGGTAATGCCTGTAGAGAGGATAACTGGGGAAGCAGCAGAGGCTCCTCAGATGGTATCATCGATGGATGATCCAATGGTAATTTGA